A stretch of the Bdellovibrio sp. 22V genome encodes the following:
- a CDS encoding SRPBCC family protein, whose translation MDTKLKILITIPIVILVLLFIGLLLPARWSVERSVYIQAPPTTIYPLVANFKEGWTQWSAFDYEDPAIKYAYSGPLEGKGASRSWVSAKMGNGSQTITKADPLSGVEFELLMEGNSFRMKGEIIFTPSGEGTQVKWRDSGDVGANPVYRYLALFMDKFMGETFEKSLDSLKRKAEEKQEPGPAED comes from the coding sequence ATGGATACGAAGCTTAAAATCCTTATAACTATTCCTATCGTCATTCTTGTTCTGCTTTTTATCGGGCTCCTCCTGCCGGCGCGGTGGAGTGTGGAAAGATCTGTGTATATTCAGGCGCCACCCACCACGATTTATCCCCTAGTCGCAAACTTTAAAGAAGGCTGGACTCAGTGGAGCGCTTTTGATTACGAAGACCCGGCGATAAAATACGCCTACTCAGGGCCACTTGAAGGCAAAGGCGCTTCGCGTTCATGGGTTTCCGCGAAAATGGGTAATGGCTCGCAAACAATCACGAAGGCCGACCCTTTAAGCGGTGTAGAGTTTGAGCTGCTTATGGAAGGAAATTCGTTTCGCATGAAAGGCGAAATCATTTTCACGCCCAGTGGCGAGGGAACTCAAGTGAAATGGAGAGATTCCGGAGATGTTGGGGCCAATCCCGTATATCGTTATCTGGCATTGTTTATGGATAAATTCATGGGAGAGACCTTTGAAAAAAGTTTGGACTCGCTCAAAAGAAAAGCGGAAGAAAAGCAAGAGCCGGGCCCTGCTGAAGATTAA
- a CDS encoding asparaginase domain-containing protein, with protein MGTAIQDVVIITTGGTIEKTYNEFDGSLENRGTSIKNRILSKMRLPYTNISVYPLLSKDSLYMTDEDRSLIAATVKDQMQRGCPIVILHGTDTMNITAEYCYNALGTPRVPVVFTGAMIPMGFDDSDAAQNVTEALLAAKLLSPGFYIAFHNQVFAVPNVRKNKEKGTFESF; from the coding sequence ATGGGCACTGCTATTCAAGATGTTGTTATTATCACAACTGGTGGAACGATCGAGAAGACCTACAATGAATTTGATGGATCTTTAGAAAATCGCGGCACCAGCATCAAAAATCGTATTTTGTCAAAAATGCGTCTTCCTTACACAAACATTTCGGTGTATCCGCTTTTAAGCAAAGACTCGCTTTACATGACAGATGAAGACCGGTCGTTGATTGCAGCAACAGTCAAAGATCAAATGCAGCGCGGATGTCCGATTGTTATTCTTCATGGAACTGACACAATGAATATCACCGCGGAATATTGCTACAATGCTCTAGGTACGCCTCGAGTGCCTGTTGTCTTTACTGGAGCGATGATTCCTATGGGTTTCGATGACTCCGATGCCGCCCAAAATGTGACCGAAGCCCTGTTGGCAGCGAAACTCTTATCTCCCGGATTTTATATCGCGTTTCATAATCAGGTTTTCGCAGTACCGAATGTTCGTAAAAACAAAGAAAAAGGAACTTTCGAAAGTTTCTAA
- a CDS encoding DUF72 domain-containing protein: protein METRVGISGWRYKPWRGVFYPEDLAQNKELFYASRQINSIEINGTFYSTQSPESFKKWYAETPKDFVFSVKCPRYITHIRRLNDIEIPMANFFASGVLHLKEKLGAFLWQFPPSFRFEEEKIENFFKLLPRTMKEAAKLAQKSDRREPSFPEGAKSSSQILRHAMEVRSHTFENPDFIDLLREYKVALVFADTAGKWPYIEDVTSDFVYLRLHGDEEIYKSGYDEPTLNWWADRIKLWRGGKQPQDALAMSDKAFPKGKKDVFVYFDNDIKVRAPEDAKSLIRKL, encoded by the coding sequence ATGGAAACAAGAGTTGGTATTTCTGGTTGGCGCTATAAACCTTGGCGAGGAGTTTTTTATCCCGAAGACCTCGCGCAAAACAAAGAACTTTTCTACGCAAGCAGGCAGATCAATTCGATTGAAATCAACGGGACCTTTTATTCCACGCAGTCGCCGGAAAGTTTCAAAAAATGGTATGCGGAAACTCCCAAGGATTTTGTTTTTTCTGTGAAATGTCCCCGTTATATCACGCATATTCGCCGACTGAACGATATAGAAATACCTATGGCGAACTTTTTTGCATCGGGTGTTTTGCATCTTAAAGAAAAACTGGGCGCCTTTTTGTGGCAGTTTCCACCGAGCTTTCGCTTTGAGGAAGAAAAAATAGAAAACTTTTTTAAACTATTACCCCGAACTATGAAGGAAGCGGCAAAGCTGGCGCAGAAATCCGATCGCAGAGAGCCCAGTTTTCCGGAAGGCGCCAAAAGTTCTTCACAGATATTACGTCATGCGATGGAAGTGCGCAGTCATACTTTTGAAAATCCCGATTTTATCGATTTGCTGCGCGAATATAAAGTCGCGCTCGTCTTTGCGGATACCGCGGGCAAGTGGCCTTATATCGAAGACGTCACAAGTGACTTTGTTTATTTGCGCTTGCACGGCGACGAAGAGATTTATAAAAGCGGATATGACGAGCCGACATTAAATTGGTGGGCTGACCGGATCAAATTGTGGCGGGGAGGAAAGCAACCTCAGGACGCTTTAGCGATGTCTGACAAAGCTTTTCCCAAAGGGAAAAAAGACGTCTTCGTTTATTTTGATAACGACATCAAAGTCAGGGCGCCCGAAGACGCCAAGTCTTTAATCAGAAAACTCTAG